AACCAAATGACTCACCAGTGTCTTCTTCTAATTTATTGCTGCCGCCTAGTGGCGAAAAACAGACATTGCTCCTGTTTGGTCAGTgcagaaaagaataaaaagatgaaagatgaaCAGATTCAGGGAGGAAATTACTTTAAACTGCACTTTAGTTCCGGTTCCCCTCCAATAATGCACATAGAGCAATTGATACTGCTGGAAATAACAAATATCCCTTTTCATTTATATCGGGAGTTTTATATAAATTTAGAAACCATTGTTAAAAAACCTACGTTGTGAATGCAAACAAAATAGCAAAGTCATTGTTATGTGTGTTGATCGTACTTTTTAATCTGAAATGAAAGTagatagaaaatgtttttacgTTTGTATGAATGTATAAAGGTTTAGTTgcgtgttttttcttctttattgataaataaaaataaaataaaaaaataaataaaaatataataaaaatataaataatatatatatatattaatattaatatttttatattcgtAGTATgatatctctttgtttttgttgtttacagacGGCCTAAACTTTACTCAATCCATCACTGATTTTCAATTGAATGTATAAAGGTTTAGTTgcgtgttttttcttctttattgatgaataaaaaaatataaagaaataataaataaataaatagataaataaataaataaataaataaataaataaacatttattattttttttttaattcatagcatgatatctctttgtttttgttgtttttgttgtttacagacGGCCTAAACTTTACTCAATCCATCACTGATTTTCAATTGAATGTATAAAGGTTTAGttgcctgtttttttcttctttattcatgaataaaaaaatataaaaaaaaaaataaaaataaatattaatcttttttcaaattcataGCATGATTAAAGGTTTTTGTTGTTgacgtgttttttttcaattcacttTTTCaattgatgataaaaaaatataaataaatagataaataaatgaataaataaataaaaatataaataaataaatattaatctttttttaaattcatagcATGATTAAAGGTTTAGTTgcgtgtttttttcttctttattgatgaataaaaaaatataaataaaaaaaataataaaaataaaataaataaaaataaatattaatcttttttaaattcatagcatgatatctctttttttgttgtttacagacGGCCTAAACTTTACTCAATCGATCACtgattttcaattgtttttttcttctttattgatgaataaaaatataaaataaataaataaatattaatcttttttcaaattcaaatagcATTGATAAATGTTTAGTTgcgtgtttttttcttctttattgatgaataataaaatatatataaaaaaaatatatatatataaataaaaataaataaataaataaatattacagaCGGCCTAAACTGTACTCAATCGATCACTGATTTTCAATTGAATGTATAAAGGTTTAgttgggtgtttttttcttctttattgatgaataaaaaaatataaataaatattaatctttatAAATTCATAGCATGatatctctctgtttttgttgttgacagACGGCCTAAACTTCACTCAATCGATCACTGATCTTCCATCGGGGCTCCACTATTTCCCGTGACGTCACATCCAGGAAAACAAATCGAGTTCCGACCACAGTCCGGGCGGAGGAGACAGTTTCTGCACAGAGATGGTATGTTTCACCGATAAACGAATGAATCCCACCAGCTGAACATCACCCACAACAGTAGCCCAGTAAACACACCGCATAACGTGTTTATTTTCAATGATTTATCAGgaataaaaagctaaaaaaggTGCTTTtcctagctagctagctagctagctagctagctcctGACTGCGCTGTGAGTAAGCAGAAcatagcatgctaacgttagccgcaGTGATGCTACATGACGTGTTTCTAAACACATTAATGACTAGTGTTTATCACGTCATGTGCTGTTAAACAATGTCTGTTAATAACCAGATGCGCTGTTCATTCAGCACTTTAATGCCGTAACTGTGTGGCTAATCAGTTAGCCGGTTAGCAGGCTAAGCAGCTAGCAGGCGTTAGCTAGCTGAGTTAGCAGCATGTAGCATGTCTTTTACTTTCGTTTTCCTTTCATTCCCTGATTTAAAGAGTGAAGACAACACATTTAAGTCACTGTGTTGATATAACACTTTAATACAGTCACGTGATCagctgataaataaaatatttactgcAGGAAAGGACCAAAGCACtcaaaatgatgtattatttaattaatatatattatttaattaatatatattttatttaattataatatatatatattatttaattaatatatacttatttaatttatatatgtgttatttaattaatatatattatttatatatatatatattatttatatattataatatatatatatataataatatatatataataataataatatatatattattatttatatataatatatatatgttattatatatataatatatatgttattatatataaataatatatatataataatatatatgttattatttatatataataatatatatattatatataaataacatatatatgaaatatataaataataatataatatattttgcattaaacttaaagaaaaaaaattagtCTTTagtctattatatatatatactatatatatatatatatatatatatatataatatatatattatatatatatattgcaaaatATATTGACTCATTTTAATCTGCAAAATTAGTCTTTagtctattatatatatatatatatatctatatataatatatatattatataatatatattatatattgcaaaatatattgaaatatattttgcattaaatttAAAGACtcattttaatctgtaaaattACTCTTTAAGCTTTTAGCTTAAtgcaaaacatattaaaatgtactttgcaTTCAGTTTAAAGACtcattttaatctgtaaaattagttttaaggtttaatgcaaaatatattttaatatattttgcattaagcCTAAAGCCTaattttaatctgtaaaatgagTCCCTGGCCAATTTGTTAAAAATAGGCTTCCTAAAAGACATTAgagcaataacaaaaacagtttaaatgtataaaatttAGTTGAATTTACTACAGAAAAGGACAGTCCAAagcattcaaaaaatatattaaaatatgttttgcattaAGCCTAAAGACtcattttaatctgtaaaattAGTCTTTAAGCTtaatgcaaaacatattttaatatattttgcattaagcCTAAAGTCTTTAGTCTTTAAACTTAAtgcaaaacatataaaaatatgGTTTGCATTAAGCTTAAAGCCTaattttaatctgtaaaattAGTCCCTGGCCAATTTGTTTAAAAGAGGCTTCCTAAACTACATTAGAGCTAtaacaaaaacagtttaaatgtataaCACGACAATGCAAACCTGCAGGACATTTAGAGATCAGCCCCTGAAAGAGTTTAATGCTGACACGTGTAGCCTTATGTATAAATCATTAGTTGTTGTCTAGTAACGTTAAGATGCTGCACGCCTCTATTTGTTAAGTGGCTGCACACAAAGATGAGCTTATCAATTATTTGGTGGTAGAAATTTAAAACCCGAGTCTAGAAAAGTCCAGGCTGCAGACGGACACAGAGCCGTGTGTAGTCGTTACTTGGGAGTCCGTGTCGTATAGTGTGTAACGGAGGAAAATGAGATGATGCAAGACAACTACGTAAGCTCAActcttgtgtgtttctgtgatgacttttctttttaatttaactgtCAAATGAtggcttgtttttgtctttagttCCGCAATCAGTACGACAACGACGTGACGGTATGGAGCCCGCAGGTGAGTCGCTGTTTGCTTTAACCCCTTGACTTTTCTAAGAGAAGTAAATGTCCATGTATAACTGTCATGCCATAACATAAcatgtgaataaaatgatttgtgttgtTCCAGGGCCGTATTCATCAGATCGAGTATGCCATGGAGGCAGTGAAGCAAGGCTCTGCCACTGTAGGACTCAAATCCAAATCCCATGCAGTCCTGGTTGCTCTTAAGGTATGATATGATATATGTTTATGCTTCCCAAAAACCTGTAACATTGTAGAGTATTCCCTCTAGAAACGgatgactttttacatttaaaacatgttttgagcCTAAATTCATTCCATTCTGAAGTGTAGCCCTTTTTTATTTGGGAAACCATGGGGGGAAAGTATTTAATAGAACTTTAACATGTATTATAACATACAAAGATACTAAAACCCATGTAGCAGACGATAAGATACATTTGAAGGACAACTTTTATATCATGCTTTTTCATGTCTCTACAGAGAGCCCAGTCTGAACTGGCTGCCCACCAGAAGAAGATCCTCCATGTCGACAACCACATCGGCATCTCCATCGCTGGACTGACTGCTGATGCCAGACTGCTTTGGTAAGTCACCGACGCATTGATGATAtgaatagttttatttatttatctacgTAGTCTTAAATGATACTAACATCCTGTCTTCTGCAGTAACTTCATGCGTCAGGAGTGCTTGGACTCAAGATTCGTCTTTGACAGACCCCTCCCCACGTCACGCCTCGTCACCCTTATTGGCAGCAGTATCCTCATTATGTTAGCTTTAATCTTTGtaattaatattcatatatctCAGTGGTTACAATGGCAAGTCTGTCTTTTCTAGAATGATCCTTAACTGATCCTTCAGAAACCCAAATCCCAACACAGAGGTATGGAAGGAGGCCCTATGGTGTTGGACTCCTCATTGCTGGCTATGATGTAAGTTTGCTCACTCGGATAGCGTCCTAGTATTTTTCTATTGTGAAAGAGTAAAGGTTGtattagtttacatttttaagtttgacCGTAGTTCTTGTCGTTTTGTCGTGCGTCACCCAGGACATGGGACCTCACATCTTCCAGACCTGCCCGTCAGCCAACTACTTTGACTGCAAAGCCATGTCCATCGGAGCGCGCTCTCAGTCCGCTCGCACCTACCTGGAGAGATGCATGGACAAGTTCTCCGACGGTAAGATGAAGCTTATTTCACTCCTATTAATGTTTATTGCATCTTTATTTCTCATGTCCTTATTAGTGTTTTAAGCATCTTGAGTTTTAAACATCTAGTCATCTGTGTTCTCACAGATTTTCATTTAGCATCTTCTTAGTTCAAACATGGATGGTCACAGAACCTAACTGTGTTTTCCTCTTGCTGTATCATGTGGCAATACTTGAATTaagaaagttttgttttgttctcagcTAATCTGAATGATCTGGTCCAGCACGGCCTCCGCGCTCTCAGAGAAACCCTCCCCGCCGAGCAGGACCTCACCACCAAGGTACGACAACCCTCTCCACTCCTGTTTGACGTGTCGCTCTGCTACACAAGACATTAGTCGTCTAAGTCTCCAATGAAACGTACAGTTGTCCTGCCTGTGATCAGACCTGTTTGTCTGACAGTTATGTGAGAAGTGTCGAGAGCATTAAGCTCAGTTTGTAGGATAAATATGAATTCAAAACCTCACATAATGGGTGAAATATGGCTTTTAGTTTTTGTACTCTGAATGTCATTGATAACTTAATTTTGAATTGATTAAAGCAAACCTAAATAGATTCAGTTAAATGTTATAGCATACAGGCCATTTCTAAGTTATGCTTTTCATTCTTTCAGAATGTGTCCATCGGCATTGTGGGTAAGGACATGGAGTTTGTCATCTATGACGATGATGATGTTGCCCCGTTCCTGGAGGGACTGGAAGAGAGGCCACAGAGAAAGGTACTGCAAGAGCATTTATTAAGCTttctttgtttaacattttatattttcattattgtttgttttcatttacacaTGATTAGTCCAAAGCGAGAGCTCTGTGTCTTCTGAACTGTTGTTCATGTTGCATTTGCGTCGGGTTAGACAGTTAGCACATTGTAAGATGGAAATCCTGCTCTTTAGACATCCGCTTGGTGGTAAAttgttatattaataattataaaatcaACTCACATTCTTGGGTCGaggcagaaaaaacaagatttcaatgttggtttgtgtgtgaaagggaAATGTTAGAGATGCATCCTTGTTAAAACTTCAgagttcctgttttttttatcattttattttataattcttGTGTAAGTCAGAcgctgatgtttgtgtttgtgcctcaGGTTGCCCCGCCTGCAGATGAACCCGCCGCCCCTGCAGAGGTACCTGAGCCGATGGAGCACTGAGGAGGCCCACTTCCTTCCAtcagaggtggggggggggcaggcagGCACACACCCAGACCAACCTGACACTTAACTGCAACTCACCAGAGTAAATCTAAGAGGGGGagaagttgtttttgttctgatgTGCCACTCGCTAAACTGTCAATCCAAAATATCCTGCTAACATCACCCAACGTGATGTTGCTTTTGTATGAGCAAAATGTACCATTATACAAGTAATAAACTCTTTTTTTGAATAGTGCCGCAGCTCTTTATTTCAATAGTTTTTTACTTAATACACTTTGAATATGTAGATGAGCAACATTGCATGTAACAAACGGTGAGAGCTTAAAGAGTCGGAGCCACTGAGTTTCACAACATTGAtcttgataataataaataaaagcctCGAGTAGGTAAAGTTCccagaacattttatttagtttctccACATTATTTTAAATCCCTAATCTGCATGcacatgtgctttttttttttaaacagtaaataaataaattcagtttataaaagtaaaaatctaaataatttaaaacactacaggttttttaaaagcttaaaaCTTTATCGGTACCGAAGACAAGAGATTTCTCCATCAAACACTGGACGGGAAGACAGGACATCTTTTCTTTAAGTTAGTACAGTGCATTAATTGTCTCATCAGAAAAATGTTCATCTTGGACATAAAGGTTGCAGGAAGTTGAACACGTGTCCTGAAAAAGAGCTAAGAGTTAAAAGAGGACATGACAGTCATATCATTAGTccaacataaacacagtcaCATCTGGTCAGCTGGAGCTCGATCAGAGAACAAGAGGATGATTGATTTGAGGCAAATACTTTCTATTTGAAAACCTTCTGTTGTATATCGGCCATCATTCATTCGAGCGCACCCAAAGAGCATCCGAACAGATGAAAACGGGCCTTGATATCTAGCGCCGTCTGCATAGAAGCTCCAGTTACACTGTGTGATGCCTtcaaatcataataataaatcttGAGAAAAGGCTAAATCATCCTACTAACTTAACAGTTGTGAAAgtaatgtcataaaatgtcgTCGGTGTTTCCTTTCTTTACAAATTTCTTCTTTGTTCcgttttcaaaatgtattcatttgtagAATTTGTCATCTTTTAAAAAGGGTTTGCTGTtcatttatgaatattaaaacCACCTCTAATTCTAGCACTTGATTATACAACGTAAAATAATTTTAGAGGAAAAGAGGTTAATAATTGTGCAAAAAgacatgaaatacaataaataataattactgtgtttgtgttcaccGTACATTTTGACATCTTATCTTCACCTGGAAGCAtcttaatgttaaataaaaaactttataaatatttgcattttgcaaGCTGATATTAAGTATTTGATTGTGAGAGTTTTATAAATTAGgaccttgtttttttcttaagaaaTATTTAAGACTATACTTTTTCCTTGATGAAGCTGATATCAGTCCTAGAAAACGTACTTATTTACTTTAAGTCCAGATAAACGAGGCGGACTAACCCGACCGCTCTGATGAGAAcagattaaaaagaagaagccGTCCTCACAAACGCCGCGCTGGAGTCCACGCGCCGTCACGTCGGACTCAGTGCGACGCTTtctttgctctcctcctcttgttccTCCGTCGGACGGCGCTGCCTGAAGCTTCTGTCTCCGTGGTCCTGGTGAggtcctccaccttctcctgcTCCATCGCTGACGTCATCTTCAGCGTgagctccagctcctccaggacTCCAGCCAACTCTTCCTCCGGGACATCCGGCTCCATTTTACCCGCTCCCTCTTTCCGTTCATCCACATCCTCCTCACTCACCGCTGTGATATCAgattctctctctttattcgG
This is a stretch of genomic DNA from Anoplopoma fimbria isolate UVic2021 breed Golden Eagle Sablefish chromosome 19, Afim_UVic_2022, whole genome shotgun sequence. It encodes these proteins:
- the psma1 gene encoding proteasome subunit alpha type-1; this encodes MFRNQYDNDVTVWSPQGRIHQIEYAMEAVKQGSATVGLKSKSHAVLVALKRAQSELAAHQKKILHVDNHIGISIAGLTADARLLCNFMRQECLDSRFVFDRPLPTSRLVTLIGSKTQIPTQRYGRRPYGVGLLIAGYDDMGPHIFQTCPSANYFDCKAMSIGARSQSARTYLERCMDKFSDANLNDLVQHGLRALRETLPAEQDLTTKNVSIGIVGKDMEFVIYDDDDVAPFLEGLEERPQRKVAPPADEPAAPAEVPEPMEH